A genomic segment from Neobacillus sp. YX16 encodes:
- a CDS encoding DegV family protein: MKTAVVTDSTAYIPKEIRDKWNIHMIPLNVIFGNEAYQEEVDITAGQFYQEVKEKELPTTSQPPIGQFVELFETLSKDYEAVISIHLSSGISGTFAGAVTASTMVENIKVYPFDTEVSCMPQGLYAIEAAKMALDGAVAEDIVSRLEELKKTARAYFMVDDLSHLQRGGRLSSAQAIIGSLLQVKPLLHFENKVIVPFEKIRTRRKAMKRIVDLLGEDAASGNPYQAVIIHANREEEALEWRSELESLYPNVEFSLSYFGPVIGTHLGEGAMGLGWMKK, translated from the coding sequence ATGAAGACGGCCGTTGTTACGGATAGTACAGCATACATACCAAAAGAAATACGCGATAAATGGAATATACATATGATCCCGCTAAATGTCATCTTTGGCAATGAGGCCTATCAGGAAGAAGTAGACATTACGGCAGGACAATTTTATCAAGAAGTGAAGGAGAAAGAACTCCCAACCACTTCCCAGCCTCCAATCGGCCAGTTTGTAGAGCTGTTTGAAACATTGTCTAAAGACTATGAGGCTGTCATTAGCATCCACCTCTCGAGTGGAATCAGCGGCACTTTTGCTGGAGCTGTTACAGCTAGTACGATGGTGGAAAATATCAAGGTGTATCCATTTGATACTGAGGTTAGCTGCATGCCACAAGGGTTATATGCAATTGAGGCGGCCAAAATGGCTCTTGACGGCGCGGTGGCGGAGGATATTGTGTCACGCCTTGAAGAATTGAAAAAAACAGCACGTGCCTATTTTATGGTGGATGATCTTTCTCATCTACAGCGAGGCGGCCGACTATCGAGCGCTCAAGCGATTATTGGCAGCCTGTTGCAAGTAAAACCGCTGCTTCACTTTGAAAACAAAGTCATTGTTCCTTTTGAAAAAATACGCACGAGGAGAAAAGCTATGAAACGGATTGTCGACTTGTTAGGAGAAGACGCCGCTTCAGGTAATCCTTATCAAGCCGTTATTATCCATGCCAACCGCGAGGAAGAGGCGTTGGAATGGCGGTCTGAACTTGAAAGTTTATATCCAAATGTAGAATTCTCGCTCAGCTACTTCGGCCCTGTCATTGGCACTCACCTGGGGGAAGGTGCCATGGGTCTTGGATGGATGAAAAAATAA
- a CDS encoding YigZ family protein, giving the protein MLSVYYTVKKEASEHEINIQKSRFIAHIKRAETEAEAQEFIQTLKKKYWDASHNCSAYIIGEHDQIQKANDDGEPSGTAGVPILEVLKKKKLKDTVVVITRYFGGIKLGAGGLIRAYGKATSEGLNTGGIVERRLVQIVHVTIEYTWLGKIEKELRASEYEIKQINYLDKVEIETYVKMEQKELFKNWIIEQTNGQVEVCEGNCLFMEQIVEKTD; this is encoded by the coding sequence ATGCTATCTGTTTATTACACCGTTAAAAAGGAAGCTAGCGAACATGAAATAAATATTCAAAAGTCCCGATTTATTGCACATATTAAAAGAGCAGAAACGGAAGCTGAGGCTCAGGAATTTATTCAAACACTTAAGAAAAAATATTGGGATGCCTCCCATAATTGTTCTGCTTATATCATTGGTGAACATGATCAAATACAAAAAGCCAATGATGACGGTGAACCCAGCGGAACTGCAGGTGTACCCATTCTTGAGGTGCTGAAAAAAAAGAAACTGAAAGATACCGTGGTCGTAATTACCCGATACTTTGGCGGCATTAAATTAGGGGCAGGCGGGCTGATTCGAGCTTACGGTAAGGCGACTTCGGAAGGCTTAAATACCGGCGGCATTGTCGAAAGAAGGCTTGTTCAAATTGTTCATGTGACGATTGAATATACCTGGCTTGGGAAAATAGAAAAGGAACTGCGGGCTTCTGAATATGAGATTAAACAAATTAATTATCTAGATAAAGTCGAAATTGAAACATATGTTAAAATGGAGCAAAAAGAACTATTTAAAAACTGGATTATTGAGCAAACTAATGGTCAAGTAGAAGTATGTGAAGGAAATTGCCTATTTATGGAACAAATTGTCGAAAAAACCGATTGA
- a CDS encoding nuclease-related domain-containing protein has product MLTEILQRRLLIGNIKRSEVDKDLSKRWAGYWGEITLDKYLKELPANQYYIFYDLQLKIYGVHFQIDTLLISTKYILIIEAKNISGTLTFDNKFKQLIRLEDNEAFEDPRIQAKRNLTLLTRFFQSNGFKDLPIDYLVFFSNVKTRLIASPEIETELSKVCKAREIFEKIEACETAYQQERISHSEISSMTEILIRNHQPKKINILELYKIAPTDTVTGVRCTKCSTIPMVYRKGKWICSSCNFSSKDAHLEAINDFFLLIKSTVTNNELKVFLHLPSNDISQKILKRLKLASTGKTKSRIYHQHIERSVSPCGTA; this is encoded by the coding sequence GTGTTAACTGAGATATTACAAAGACGGCTGCTGATTGGTAATATCAAGAGATCAGAAGTCGATAAAGATCTATCAAAAAGATGGGCCGGATATTGGGGTGAAATAACATTAGATAAATACTTAAAAGAACTGCCCGCCAATCAATATTACATCTTTTATGACCTCCAGCTTAAAATCTACGGAGTACACTTCCAAATTGATACCCTCCTAATTTCCACAAAGTATATACTCATCATTGAAGCAAAAAATATTTCCGGTACTTTAACTTTTGATAATAAATTTAAGCAGCTCATTCGGCTGGAAGATAATGAAGCTTTTGAAGATCCGCGTATTCAAGCTAAACGGAATTTAACTCTTCTAACACGTTTTTTTCAAAGTAATGGGTTTAAAGATTTACCAATCGATTACCTTGTTTTTTTCAGCAATGTCAAAACTAGGTTAATAGCATCCCCTGAAATTGAAACGGAATTGTCTAAGGTTTGTAAAGCAAGAGAAATTTTCGAGAAAATAGAGGCATGTGAGACGGCTTACCAACAAGAAAGAATAAGCCATTCAGAAATTAGTAGCATGACAGAAATACTAATTCGTAACCATCAGCCTAAAAAGATAAACATCCTGGAACTATACAAAATTGCTCCAACGGATACTGTAACAGGGGTTCGGTGTACAAAATGCTCAACCATACCTATGGTGTACAGAAAAGGGAAATGGATTTGTTCATCTTGCAATTTCTCCTCAAAAGATGCACATTTGGAGGCTATAAATGACTTCTTCCTTCTAATTAAATCCACGGTTACCAATAATGAATTGAAAGTATTTCTTCATCTCCCTTCAAATGATATATCTCAGAAAATCCTAAAAAGATTAAAATTAGCTAGTACAGGTAAAACCAAAAGTCGCATTTA
- a CDS encoding sensor histidine kinase, whose protein sequence is MAKIQKINVKSIDEIREEMIETVTSSKSDIFQISEQCRKDYDNMTNELRTIREMMVKLIAEEERLEEQVLKARLKLSELSMNFKDYTEVEVREAYEKAHQLQMDLSINWQYKKQLLDKRADLERRLLGLDETIDRADQLISQISVVMNYLMSDLKLMGEELQNAKAKQDFGLKIIEAQEEERKRLSRDIHDGPAQMLANVIMRSDLVDRVYREQGPEEAFKEIGSFKKMVRAALYEVRRIIYDLRPMALDDLGLVPTLRKYLQTIEEYHNKSKIEFTNIGLERRLPVKYEVALFRLIQESVQNALKHANACGIHVRLEMTKNELTVLIKDNGAGFDTTQKKPESFGIIGMRERVELLEGNIAFESKIGKGTSVFIVVPIPA, encoded by the coding sequence ATGGCCAAAATTCAGAAGATTAATGTGAAATCAATTGATGAAATCCGTGAAGAGATGATTGAAACTGTCACAAGCAGTAAAAGCGATATCTTTCAAATAAGTGAGCAATGCCGAAAAGATTACGATAATATGACAAATGAACTAAGAACCATTAGAGAGATGATGGTGAAGCTGATAGCAGAAGAGGAACGCCTTGAAGAACAGGTTCTAAAGGCGAGGTTAAAACTATCAGAACTTAGCATGAATTTTAAAGACTATACTGAAGTTGAGGTCAGGGAAGCTTACGAAAAAGCGCATCAGCTGCAAATGGACCTGTCCATTAATTGGCAATACAAAAAACAGCTATTGGATAAGCGGGCAGACCTCGAGCGCAGGCTATTGGGGCTCGATGAAACGATAGACCGTGCTGACCAGCTTATTTCGCAGATTTCTGTAGTTATGAATTATCTGATGAGCGACTTAAAGCTTATGGGTGAAGAATTACAGAATGCAAAAGCAAAACAGGACTTTGGTTTGAAAATTATCGAGGCACAAGAGGAAGAGAGAAAAAGGCTTTCAAGAGATATTCATGACGGTCCAGCACAAATGCTTGCCAATGTGATAATGAGATCGGATTTAGTGGATCGTGTTTATCGCGAGCAAGGACCTGAGGAAGCCTTTAAGGAGATTGGCAGCTTCAAAAAAATGGTCCGCGCCGCACTCTATGAGGTCCGAAGAATCATCTATGACCTTCGTCCGATGGCGCTTGATGATTTAGGCCTAGTTCCGACCCTCAGAAAATATTTACAAACCATCGAAGAATATCATAACAAGTCGAAAATTGAATTTACTAACATTGGATTAGAACGCAGGCTTCCAGTGAAATATGAAGTGGCACTATTTCGTTTGATTCAAGAATCTGTGCAAAATGCATTAAAGCATGCAAATGCCTGTGGAATACATGTAAGGCTTGAAATGACAAAGAATGAGCTAACCGTTCTAATTAAGGATAATGGGGCAGGTTTCGATACCACCCAAAAAAAGCCCGAGTCATTTGGGATCATCGGAATGAGAGAACGGGTAGAGTTGCTTGAAGGAAATATTGCGTTTGAATCTAAAATTGGAAAAGGAACTTCCGTTTTTATCGTGGTTCCAATACCGGCTTAA
- a CDS encoding response regulator transcription factor, producing the protein MTKIAIIDDHQLFREGVKRILEFEKAFQVVAEGDDGSDAVTIVNAYKPDVVIMDINMPQMNGIEATRELSEKFPDTKIIILSIHDDENYVTHALQTGARGYLLKEMDADALIEAVRVVADGGCYLHPKVTHNLVNEYRKLTAGRSGGGAFVQTLELRRPLHLLTRRECEVLQMLADGKSNRGIGEALFISEKTVKNHVSNILQKMNVNDRTQAVVTAIKNGWVEVR; encoded by the coding sequence ATGACTAAGATTGCAATTATCGACGACCATCAGCTATTTAGAGAAGGGGTTAAACGAATTCTAGAATTCGAAAAGGCATTCCAGGTTGTTGCCGAAGGTGATGACGGCAGTGATGCGGTAACCATTGTTAATGCTTATAAACCGGATGTTGTGATTATGGATATAAATATGCCTCAGATGAACGGAATTGAGGCTACACGTGAATTGTCAGAGAAATTTCCAGACACTAAAATTATCATCTTATCTATCCATGATGATGAAAACTATGTTACTCATGCACTTCAAACAGGTGCAAGAGGGTATTTATTAAAGGAAATGGACGCTGATGCATTGATTGAAGCCGTCCGTGTTGTGGCTGATGGTGGCTGCTACTTACATCCAAAGGTAACTCATAACCTAGTAAATGAATACCGCAAGCTGACAGCTGGACGTTCAGGCGGCGGAGCTTTTGTTCAAACACTAGAACTGCGTCGTCCGTTACATTTGTTAACACGCCGCGAATGTGAAGTACTGCAAATGCTGGCTGATGGAAAGAGTAACCGCGGAATTGGTGAAGCTTTATTTATCAGTGAAAAAACAGTGAAAAACCACGTGAGTAACATTTTACAAAAAATGAATGTTAATGACCGTACGCAAGCGGTTGTTACAGCTATTAAAAACGGCTGGGTTGAAGTACGTTAA